The Psychrobacter arenosus region TGCTTAACCCATAGCTGTTATTTTGCTTGGCATAACGGTCGTTACCAATACGAATCAAGGTGGTTTCTAACAACTTAACCACGGCTGCCAAAACATTATTACGTGATAACTGCTCACTCTCCAAATCCTCTTCCAACTGAGCGCGTAAAGCGGGCAAGTTTTCGCCAAAACCAATGACCGCATCAAACTTCGCTTGATCGCGTACGGTATTCCATAGCTCGTGATAGAGATATTGTTTGCGGCTTTTGTCATCGCGGCCGGTAGATTGCAAATGGCCATCCTCAAAACGGCAAATCCATACCTCGGACCACATCGGTGGAATCACTAGCATCTCAAAGCGTTGGCGTAATTTTTTATCTTTAATCGTATTGCCTAGCTCATCTTTATAGGTAAAACCTTTGCCGTGACGCTTGCGCGAATAGCCGGGTTCTTCATCACTTACGTAGCGGAGTTTGGCACGTTTGGCGAGGGCTGCGTAGTCATGGCGCAGGTCTAACGATGCAGTTGCTGAGGTTGGCATAGCAGGGTTCCCTATAGTTATGCATAGCAAGTCAATTGTTATTTTTTAAAGCACTATAATGGCTAGAGTCTAGGTAATTTTGCTAATTTATAACAGAGGATTGCCATAGCAAAATGGTTAGCCCTTGTAACTGCTATCAAGTCCTATTTTGGCACTCATTAAACTATAACCGTGCCGCTCAATTCTTGCTCTACCTACCGCTACTGACTATAAATTTTATCTAAAAAAAACGCTAAGACTTTCGCCCTAGCGTTTACTTTACGTTTAACTGTACGCGCCCACTATTTCAATGCAGACCTGAGCTAATGGCGGTCTATATTACTTACCGTAAGTGCATAAATAGGCGGTTTCGACTTCGACTTTTACGCCAAATTTTTGGTCGGCTTCGATGGTGAAGCTTTGACCGGCTGCAAAAGTTTCCCATGAGTCTGACTCTGGTAGTTTGACGGTTAAGGCACCGCTCACGACAGTCATGGTCTCAAATTCGCTAGTGCCAAACTCGTACTCACCGATTTCCATCACACCTACGGTAGCAGGTAAAGTGGCGGTTTGGAAAGCAATTGAAGTGACTTTATTATCAAAATATTGATTAACGCTGGGCATACTTTGCTCCTAAAAGGGATAGTAAATACACTATCGAAAAATTGGTGTTGGAATACTAGCACGGACGGTGGTTATAGCGACAGGGTGATGATAATAAATAGTTATGGGTTGTCTGTTGTAAGGGCGGCAGCGCTGACCTCACCCAAACCCTCTCCTACGAGGAGAGGGCTTTAAAGCTGATTCTATTTACGGTAGGACGGTAGAACCCCCTCCTAACCTCCCTGAG contains the following coding sequences:
- the ppnP gene encoding pyrimidine/purine nucleoside phosphorylase, producing the protein MPSVNQYFDNKVTSIAFQTATLPATVGVMEIGEYEFGTSEFETMTVVSGALTVKLPESDSWETFAAGQSFTIEADQKFGVKVEVETAYLCTYGK